In one window of Camelus bactrianus isolate YW-2024 breed Bactrian camel chromosome 13, ASM4877302v1, whole genome shotgun sequence DNA:
- the LOC141579595 gene encoding sperm head and tail associated protein-like, translating into MGSPHLSRDPFFGLTCSPGISSTIDQPPSLPRPILSPPPPPPSPLPQPPLRPGRCSFEPCSPHVGRPCCPEPIPSGLSPASPCVDRFQLVGSPPCARVRGPYCSWISPPRTPRPCPRGPFIDQHTLCYCGGYPSALVTSPVTSPPLTYVPLEAGPMISPTITPGAQGTCPMISPPLTHRPLGTGFIISPPLGHQPMETRPIISPPLSHRVLETGPMTSTLLSSWSSGRSYNDPPLSPASSPPTGRFYPSHLKRPDSYDPKPPLDPPLGKNSFGPSLSSQAGTSACPRSPQEGSYHYSHLPPEAHIPAPGNPYCSFHLPPGSTGSPSLPQSQVPRKPCFESVFSWETGGSSYVCITPGTSISDPLGPQEPPHSLSSHCPCSAFFPSPPGNQFISPPQSHPCRSYKEPPLPTPVCPQAKSPKSSESKQPCAPHRCHSLVTQHTPDQPRFPKSSTSPPPPSHPSGLSGPSCMVTSITTCSNSCPKELPQETTLPVVAPRTLKTVIPTSLPLRLPCDPVLPNSYAQTSPRGPTIGPPCSTHIYSVVPPTPDPCLLSGSLSQSTGPLQSRNQPLGLPCGTYSTPRGPPQPHRQPVAPPCSTHIYSFIPLRTPFDPQNLPIAPRARGHLDNTPCGLHIYSVASRDSRKESQQIPYSCPLSSSKSSSCSTNASYSSTVMISECQSSDSQSKNTQQSRSWSQSESSHGPCTSWSQSKNFHLSRTWSGSSSLHQNMNQDQSESPQLSENQGQSENTQHSTSQGPIKSALRNKSRSPSKSPRHNKKRDHSKSPHHSRSRSKSPRHGRSRSQSKSPHHSKRRSQSKSPRHNKK; encoded by the coding sequence ATGGGCTCTCCTCACTTATCCAGAGACCCTTTCTTTGGCCTCACCTGTAGCCCTGGAATTTCTAGCACAATCGACCAGCCCCCTTCTCTACCCCGTCCGATTCTgtccccgcccccaccgcccccctccccactcccacagcCTCCCCTGCGCCCAGGAAGATGTTCTTTTGAACCCTGTTCTCCACACGTAGGAAGGCCTTGTTGCCCAGAGCCTATCCCCTCGGGTCTGTCCCCTGCTAGCCCTTGTGTTGACAGGTTTCAGCTTGTAGGGTCACCTCCCTGTGCCCGTGTGCGGGGCCCTTACTGCAGCTGGATCAGTCCCCCGAGAACACCACGTCCCTGTCCCCGAGGCCCTTTCATTGACCAGCACACACTCTGTTACTGTGGTGGATACCCTTCAGCCCTGGTAACCAGCCCggtgacctcccctcccctcacttaCGTGCCTTTGGAAGCTGGCCCCATGATTTCACCTACCATCACTCCTGGGGCCCAGGGAACTTGTCCCATGATTTCACCTCCTCTTACTCATAGACCCCTGGGAACTGGCTTCATAATTTCACCTCCCCTTGGTCACCAGCCCATGGAAACTAGACCTATAATTTCCCCACCCCTTTCTCATAGGGTTTTGGAAACTGGACCCATGACCTCCACTCTGCTCTCTTCCTGGTCCTCAGGGAGAAGTTATAATgaccctcctctttccccagcaTCTTCCCCACCCACTGGCAGGTTTTACCCTAGCCACCTTAAGCGTCCAGACTCTTATGATCCTAAACCACCACTTGACCCACCTCTTGGGAAAAATAGTTTTGGCCCCTCACTTTCTTCTCAGGCAGGCACATCTGCCTGTCCCAGGTCACCTCAGGAAGGCTCTTACCACTATTCCCATCTTCCCCCAGAGGCCCACATTCCTGCCCCTGGGAACCCTTATTGTTCCTTTCACCTACCCCCTGGGAGTACTGGCTCTCCTTCCTTACCCCAGTCCCAGGTTCCCAGGAAGCCTTGCTTTGAGTCTGTTTTCTCCTGGGAGACTGGTGGGAGCTCTTATGTCTGCATAACTCCAGGCACCTCGATTTCTGATCCCCTCGGTCCCCAGGAACCACCTCACTCCTTGTCCTCCCACTGTCCTTGTTCTGCCTTCTTCCCTTCACCTCCAGGCAACCAGTTTATATCTCCACCCCAGTCACACCCCTGCAGAAGCTATAAGGAACCCCCTCTCCCTACCCCAGTTTGCCCCCAAGCAAAGTCCCCTAAATCTTCAGAGTCAAAACAGCCATGTGCTCCCCACAGATGTCACTCCCTGGTCACCCAGCACACTCCTGACCAGCCCAGGTTTCCTAAGTCCAGcacctctcctccacctccctcccacccttctgGTCTCTCTGGTCCTTCTTGTATGGTGACATCCATCACAACTTGCTCAAATTCCTGCCCCAAAGAACTTCCCCAAGAGACTACCCTACCTGTTGTGGCCCCTAGAACCTTAAAAACTGTCatccccacttcccttcccctccgCCTTCCTTGTGATCCTGTCTTGCCCAATAGTTATGCTCAGACCAGCCCCCGAGGACCCACCATAGGACCCCCCTGCAGTACCCATATATATTCTGTGGTTCCCCCCACTCCTGATCCCTGCTTACTCTCTGGTTCCCTCAGTCAGTCCACAGGTCCCCTTCAGAGTCGTAACCAGCCCCTGGGGCTCCCCTGCGGCACTTATAGCACTCCCAGGGGCCCACCCCAACCTCATCGCCAGCCTGTCGCGCCTCCTTGTTCTACCCACATCTATTCTTTTATCCCTTTGAGAACACCCTTTGACCCCCAAAATTTACCCATTGCCCCCCGAGCCCGGGGCCACCTTGATAATACGCCTTGTGGCCTCCACATCTACTCTGTGGCTTCTCGAGACTCCCGCAAGGAGTCCCAGCAGATCCCCTACAGCTGTCCTTTGTCTTCATCCAAGAGTTCCAGCTGTAGCACTAATGCCAGCTATAGTTCAACTGTTATGATTAGTGAATGCCAGAGTAGTGACAGCCAGAGCAAGAACACCCAGCAAAGCAGAAGTTGGAGCCAGAGTGAGAGTTCCCATGGCCCTTGCACAAGCTGGAGTCAAAGCAAGAATTTCCATCTTAGCAGAACTTGGAGCGGGAGCAGTAGTCTCCATCAAAACATGAATCAGGATCAGAGTGAGAGTCCTCAACTTAGTGAAAATCAGGGCCAGAGTGAAAATACCCAGCACAGCACAAGTCAGGGTCCAATCAAGAGTGCCCTCCGTAACAAAAGTCGGAGCCCAAGCAAGAGTCCCCGCCACAACAAAAAGCGGGACCACAGTAAGAGTCCCCACCATAGCAGAAGCCGGAGCAAGAGTCCACGCCATGGCAGAAGTCGGAGCCAGAGCAAGAGTCCCCACCATAGCAAACGTCGCAGTCAGAGCAAGAGTCCACGCCATAACAAGAAATGA
- the UQCRH gene encoding cytochrome b-c1 complex subunit 6, mitochondrial isoform X2: protein MGDPILLFLAAVWLCQLAFCTDPLTTVREQCEQLEKCVKAREQLELCDERVSSRSQTEEDCTEELFDFLHARDHCVAHKLFNNLK, encoded by the exons ATGGGAGACCCCATTCTGCTATTTCTGGCGGCAGTGTGGCTCTGCCAGCTGGCCTTCTGCACG GATCCCCTGACAACAGTGAGAGAGCAATGCGAGCAGCTGGAGAAATGTGTAAAGGCTCGGGAGCAGCTAGAGCTCTGTGATGAGCGTGTATCCTCCAGGTCACAGACAGAGGAGGATTGCACAGAGGAGCTCTTTGACTTCTTGCATGCAAGAGACCACTGT GTGGCCCACAAACTCTTTAACAacttgaaataa
- the UQCRH gene encoding cytochrome b-c1 complex subunit 6, mitochondrial isoform X1, translating into MGLEDERRMLTGSGDPKEEEEEEEELVDPLTTVREQCEQLEKCVKAREQLELCDERVSSRSQTEEDCTEELFDFLHARDHCVAHKLFNNLK; encoded by the exons ATGGGCCTGGAGGACGAGCGAAGGATGTTGACCGGGTCCGGAGATCCCAAGGAG gaggaagaagaggaggaggaattaGTG GATCCCCTGACAACAGTGAGAGAGCAATGCGAGCAGCTGGAGAAATGTGTAAAGGCTCGGGAGCAGCTAGAGCTCTGTGATGAGCGTGTATCCTCCAGGTCACAGACAGAGGAGGATTGCACAGAGGAGCTCTTTGACTTCTTGCATGCAAGAGACCACTGT GTGGCCCACAAACTCTTTAACAacttgaaataa